Proteins from a genomic interval of Streptomyces sp. Tu6071:
- a CDS encoding glycosyltransferase family 4 protein — MRIGIVCPYSWDVPGGVQFHIRDLAEHLIRLGHEVSVLAPADDETPLPPYVVSAGRAVPVPYNGSVARLNFGILSAARVRRWIQNGRFDVIHIHEPSSPSLGLLTCWAARGPMVATFHTSNPRSRAMTAAYGILQAALEKISARIAVSEYARRTLVEHLGGDAVVIPNGVDVSFFADAEPKPEWQGGTIGFIGRIDEPRKGLPVLMRALPRILEARPGTRLLVAGRGDAEEALEPLPRAYRDRVEFLGMVSDEDKARFLSSVDLYVAPNTGGESFGIILVEAMSAGAPVLASDIDAFAQVLDQGAAGELFANEDAEALADAAVRLLGDPERRAELRAAATAHVRRFDWSTVGADILAVYETVTDGAASVAPEEQRGLRRRFGLARE, encoded by the coding sequence GTGAGGATCGGCATCGTCTGCCCGTACTCCTGGGACGTGCCCGGCGGCGTCCAGTTCCACATCAGGGATCTCGCCGAGCACCTCATCCGGCTCGGCCACGAGGTGTCCGTGCTCGCGCCCGCCGACGACGAGACCCCGCTCCCGCCCTACGTCGTCTCGGCGGGCCGCGCCGTGCCCGTCCCGTACAACGGCTCGGTAGCAAGGCTCAACTTCGGCATCCTCTCCGCCGCGCGGGTCCGCCGCTGGATCCAGAACGGCCGCTTCGACGTCATCCACATCCACGAGCCCTCCTCGCCCTCGCTCGGGCTGCTGACCTGCTGGGCCGCGCGCGGCCCCATGGTCGCGACCTTCCACACGTCGAACCCGCGCTCGCGCGCGATGACGGCCGCGTACGGCATCCTGCAGGCCGCGCTGGAGAAGATCAGCGCGCGCATCGCCGTGAGCGAGTACGCGCGGCGCACCCTCGTGGAACACCTCGGCGGCGACGCGGTCGTCATCCCCAACGGCGTCGACGTCTCCTTCTTCGCCGACGCCGAGCCGAAGCCCGAGTGGCAGGGCGGCACGATCGGCTTCATAGGGCGCATCGACGAGCCCCGCAAGGGACTCCCGGTCCTCATGCGCGCCCTGCCCCGCATCCTCGAGGCGCGCCCCGGCACGCGGCTGCTCGTCGCCGGGCGCGGGGACGCCGAGGAAGCCCTCGAACCGCTCCCGCGCGCGTACCGCGACCGCGTCGAGTTCCTCGGCATGGTGAGCGACGAGGACAAGGCGCGCTTCCTGAGCAGCGTCGACCTCTACGTGGCGCCCAACACGGGCGGCGAGAGCTTCGGGATCATCCTCGTCGAGGCGATGTCGGCGGGCGCGCCCGTCCTCGCGAGCGACATCGACGCCTTCGCCCAGGTTCTCGACCAGGGCGCGGCGGGCGAGCTGTTCGCGAACGAGGACGCCGAAGCGCTCGCCGACGCGGCGGTCCGCCTGCTCGGCGACCCGGAGCGGCGCGCGGAGCTGCGCGCGGCGGCGACCGCGCACGTGCGGCGCTTCGACTGGTCCACGGTCGGCGCGGACATCCTCGCCGTCTACGAGACGGTCACGGACGGCGCGGCCTCGGTCGCGCCGGAGGAACAGCGCGGCCTGCGGCGGCGGTTCGGGCTGGCGCGGGAGTAG
- the pdxS gene encoding pyridoxal 5'-phosphate synthase lyase subunit PdxS, protein MPETTETSPVTGTARVKRGMAEQLKGGVIMDVVTPEQAKIAEDAGAVAVMALERVPADIRKDGGVARMSDPDMIEGIIEAVSIPVMAKSRIGHFVEAQVLQALGVDYIDESEVLTPADEVNHSDKFAFTTPFVCGATNLGEALRRIAEGAAMIRSKGEAGTGNVVEAVRHLRQIKGEIAKLRGCDNNELYAAAKELRAPYELVKEVAELGKLPVVLFSAGGVATPADAALMRQLGAEGVFVGSGIFKSGDPAKRAAAIVRATTFYDDPKVIADASRDLGEAMVGINCDTLPETERYANRGW, encoded by the coding sequence GTGCCTGAAACTACTGAGACCAGCCCTGTGACCGGTACCGCGCGCGTCAAGCGCGGGATGGCGGAGCAGCTCAAGGGCGGCGTCATCATGGACGTCGTCACGCCCGAGCAGGCGAAGATCGCCGAGGACGCCGGGGCTGTCGCCGTCATGGCACTGGAGCGGGTCCCCGCCGACATCCGCAAGGACGGCGGCGTTGCCCGGATGTCCGACCCCGACATGATCGAGGGCATCATCGAGGCGGTCTCGATCCCCGTCATGGCCAAGTCCCGCATCGGCCACTTCGTCGAGGCGCAGGTCCTCCAGGCGCTCGGCGTCGACTACATCGACGAGTCCGAGGTGCTCACCCCGGCCGACGAGGTCAACCACAGCGACAAGTTCGCCTTCACGACCCCCTTCGTGTGCGGTGCCACCAACCTCGGCGAGGCCCTGCGCCGCATCGCCGAGGGCGCCGCGATGATCCGCTCCAAGGGCGAGGCGGGCACCGGCAACGTCGTCGAGGCCGTGCGCCACCTGCGGCAGATCAAGGGCGAGATCGCGAAGCTGCGCGGCTGCGACAACAACGAGCTGTACGCGGCGGCGAAGGAACTGCGCGCCCCGTACGAACTCGTCAAGGAGGTCGCGGAGCTGGGCAAGCTGCCCGTCGTGCTCTTCTCCGCGGGCGGCGTCGCGACCCCCGCCGACGCCGCGCTCATGCGCCAGCTCGGCGCCGAGGGCGTCTTCGTCGGCTCCGGCATCTTCAAGTCCGGCGACCCCGCCAAGCGCGCCGCCGCGATCGTCCGCGCCACGACGTTCTACGACGACCCCAAGGTCATCGCGGACGCCTCGCGCGACCTCGGCGAGGCCATGGTCGGCATCAACTGCGACACGCTCCCCGAGACCGAGCGGTACGCCAACCGTGGCTGGTGA
- the pdxT gene encoding pyridoxal 5'-phosphate synthase glutaminase subunit PdxT, whose translation MAGEPLTGAAPAGEPLIGVLALQGDVREHTAALTAAGARPVPVRTPEELAAVDGLVLPGGESTTISKLARLFGLLEPLRAAVADGLPVYGTCAGMILLADKILDPRAGQETIGGIDMIVRRNAFGRQNESFEAPVPVAGVEGPPVDGVFIRAPWAESTGAGVEVLATYEGRPVAVRQGTALATAFHPELTGDHRVHALFTAMVRARSGGGSR comes from the coding sequence GTGGCTGGTGAACCGCTGACCGGCGCGGCCCCGGCCGGTGAGCCGCTGATCGGGGTGCTCGCGCTCCAGGGCGACGTGCGCGAGCACACGGCCGCGCTCACCGCCGCGGGCGCGCGCCCCGTGCCCGTACGCACCCCGGAGGAACTCGCGGCCGTGGACGGACTCGTCCTGCCCGGCGGCGAGTCCACGACGATCTCCAAGCTCGCGCGCCTCTTCGGCCTGCTGGAGCCGCTGCGCGCCGCCGTCGCCGACGGGCTCCCCGTCTACGGGACGTGCGCCGGGATGATCCTGCTCGCCGACAAGATCCTCGACCCGCGCGCGGGCCAGGAGACGATCGGCGGCATCGACATGATCGTGCGCCGCAACGCCTTCGGCAGGCAGAACGAGTCCTTCGAGGCGCCCGTGCCCGTCGCGGGCGTCGAGGGGCCGCCCGTCGACGGGGTCTTCATCCGCGCGCCGTGGGCCGAGTCGACGGGCGCCGGGGTCGAGGTGCTCGCCACGTACGAGGGACGGCCCGTCGCCGTCCGGCAGGGCACCGCCCTCGCCACCGCCTTCCACCCGGAGCTGACCGGCGACCACCGCGTGCACG